The proteins below are encoded in one region of Peribacillus muralis:
- the rarD gene encoding EamA family transporter RarD: MKVNEQKEGAIYAALSYMMWGIVPIYWKFLQGVGATEILAQRVLWSFVFMLVLLMFMKKWQAFLDYFKHIVRNPKLFAALLTASLLVTANWGVFIWAVNSGKILDTSLGYYINPLVSVLLGVVVLKEKLSGAQIMSFMLAGIGVLILGIHFGTIPWVSLVLAMTFGLYGLAKKMIKAESAIGLTLETMMVTPLALGYLIYLSTQSDMQFFTNGSTGLLLVGGGVVTALPLLYFAKGAEKIPLSMLGIFQYIAPTLSLLIGVFVYHESFTKAHLLAFLFIWSALAVYTLSITKWGQASARRFKSKRDIGA; encoded by the coding sequence ATGAAAGTGAATGAACAAAAAGAAGGGGCGATTTATGCCGCACTTTCTTATATGATGTGGGGAATCGTCCCGATTTACTGGAAATTCCTTCAGGGGGTCGGGGCAACAGAGATACTGGCGCAGCGGGTATTATGGTCTTTCGTTTTCATGCTGGTGTTATTGATGTTCATGAAAAAATGGCAAGCGTTTCTGGACTATTTCAAGCATATAGTTCGTAACCCGAAACTCTTTGCCGCTTTACTTACAGCGTCACTGCTCGTCACGGCTAATTGGGGAGTGTTCATCTGGGCTGTTAACTCCGGAAAGATCCTTGACACCAGTCTTGGTTATTATATCAATCCGCTAGTCAGCGTCCTCTTGGGTGTAGTCGTCTTAAAAGAAAAATTGAGCGGAGCGCAAATCATGTCGTTCATGCTTGCCGGAATCGGAGTCCTGATCCTTGGGATTCACTTCGGCACCATTCCTTGGGTTTCCCTTGTATTGGCGATGACCTTTGGGTTGTACGGCTTGGCAAAAAAAATGATCAAGGCCGAATCGGCAATCGGGCTGACGCTCGAAACGATGATGGTAACGCCTCTCGCCCTTGGTTACCTCATATACTTGTCGACCCAGTCGGACATGCAATTCTTCACAAATGGGAGCACAGGATTGCTGTTAGTGGGCGGCGGGGTCGTAACGGCTTTACCTCTTTTATATTTTGCGAAAGGGGCAGAAAAGATCCCGCTCTCGATGCTTGGGATTTTTCAGTATATCGCTCCGACCTTATCCTTGCTGATCGGTGTATTCGTCTATCATGAAAGCTTTACGAAAGCACATCTTTTAGCCTTTTTGTTCATCTGGTCAGCCTTGGCTGTTTATACGCTCTCCATTACGAAATGGGGGCAGGCAAGCGCCCGCAGGTTCAAAAGCAAAAGGGATATTGGTGCGTGA
- a CDS encoding amidohydrolase, with protein MGTLWFNGSIYTMIKEGDRVEALFSENGVIADTGNSIYLRQKYAGNISREIDLKGQTMLPGLVDSHLHLVGHGERLLRLDLSLMKGREAILNVLKAKCAVTPPGKWIVAEGWNENEWSVPELILRDELDAISTEHPIVLKRICRHALVVNSGALLAADIKEEAEEPAGGVICRYPDGRLNGLFKESQAQNMILDSLPGIDQDYIEAALSEAIADAHKLGLTGGHTEDLHYYNGFEPTYEAFKSVIEDKGMAFRANLLVHHEALEDMRAAGGRYQEGTRYIKFDSMKLFTDGSLGGHTALLSEPYADQSGTNGVAIFTEAELHQWVQKARQAGMPIAAHAIGDLAFEYVLDAIEAFPPKLGLRDRLIHAQIVRPELLERAAVLPVIFDIQPGFVPSDFPWVEEKVPAKLLASSYAWKTYLRMGIICAGGSDAPIEPLNPLLGIHAAVTRAKIDSDEAGYGLAERLTVYEAFSLYTKGSAAAIGQEKRRGMISKGYDADFTVFDQDVFTGKPEALPGAEAVMTVIDDRIMFDKNNSCKRSNPNAK; from the coding sequence ATGGGAACATTATGGTTCAATGGGTCCATCTATACAATGATTAAAGAAGGAGATCGGGTGGAGGCCCTTTTCAGCGAAAATGGGGTAATTGCCGACACAGGCAACTCCATCTATTTAAGACAAAAGTATGCCGGTAATATTTCCAGGGAAATCGACTTAAAAGGACAAACGATGCTTCCGGGATTGGTCGACAGCCACCTTCATTTGGTCGGGCATGGCGAGCGTCTGCTTCGTCTGGACCTTTCTTTGATGAAAGGCAGGGAAGCCATACTGAATGTCCTGAAGGCAAAGTGTGCCGTGACGCCCCCAGGAAAGTGGATTGTTGCTGAAGGCTGGAATGAAAATGAATGGTCGGTCCCTGAATTGATTTTACGGGATGAGCTTGATGCGATATCGACGGAGCATCCTATCGTATTGAAAAGAATTTGCCGTCATGCCTTGGTGGTGAATTCCGGTGCCCTCCTGGCGGCGGATATCAAGGAGGAGGCAGAAGAACCGGCAGGCGGTGTGATATGCCGCTATCCTGATGGACGGTTAAATGGTTTGTTTAAGGAAAGCCAAGCACAGAACATGATTTTAGACAGCCTTCCAGGCATTGATCAGGACTATATCGAAGCCGCGCTTTCGGAAGCGATTGCAGATGCCCATAAGCTGGGGCTGACGGGCGGCCATACGGAGGACCTCCATTATTACAATGGCTTCGAGCCGACTTACGAGGCGTTTAAATCGGTCATCGAGGATAAGGGAATGGCCTTTCGGGCCAATCTTCTCGTACATCATGAAGCCCTTGAAGATATGCGGGCAGCGGGGGGCCGTTATCAAGAGGGAACACGATATATCAAGTTCGACAGCATGAAATTATTCACCGATGGCTCGTTGGGCGGCCATACAGCCTTGCTGAGCGAGCCATATGCAGATCAAAGCGGAACGAATGGTGTGGCCATATTCACGGAAGCAGAGCTTCATCAATGGGTGCAAAAAGCAAGGCAGGCAGGGATGCCGATTGCTGCCCATGCCATTGGCGATCTCGCTTTTGAATATGTTTTGGATGCCATCGAAGCCTTCCCTCCGAAACTCGGGCTTCGTGACCGGCTCATTCATGCGCAGATTGTCCGCCCGGAGCTGTTGGAGAGGGCAGCGGTACTGCCGGTGATCTTTGATATCCAGCCTGGCTTCGTACCGTCCGATTTTCCATGGGTGGAAGAAAAGGTTCCAGCAAAGCTATTGGCATCCTCCTACGCGTGGAAAACTTATTTACGAATGGGAATCATTTGTGCGGGCGGTTCCGATGCACCGATCGAGCCATTAAATCCACTGTTGGGCATCCATGCGGCTGTCACGAGAGCGAAAATCGACAGTGATGAAGCTGGTTATGGTTTGGCTGAAAGGCTCACCGTCTATGAGGCATTTTCTCTTTATACGAAAGGGAGTGCCGCGGCAATAGGGCAGGAAAAGCGGCGCGGTATGATCAGTAAAGGATATGATGCCGACTTTACCGTATTCGATCAGGATGTCTTCACAGGAAAGCCGGAAGCTCTTCCGGGAGCCGAGGCAGTCATGACGGTCATTGATGACAGGATCATGTTTGATAAAAATAACAGTTGCAAAAGAAGCAATCCGAATGCAAAATAG
- the mbcS gene encoding acyl-CoA synthetase MbcS has protein sequence MKREDLLAPEQYNLVSEMEVFANNPEQVAVLWENEAGEKKQLTYEKLLKSANKIGNAFKKEGLGKGDTVLIIIPRLVEAYQVYLAALKIGMIVIPCSEMLRAKDLEYRIDHGDVKGIISFHEYTPELDEVKGAAGLLKFSIGKPVKHWLDLNELADAESDQLAMVTTRSEDMAFLSYTSGTTGHPKGVVHTHGWAYAHLKTSAANWLGISEGDVVWATAGPGWQKWIWSPFLAVLGTGATGLAYHGKFEAKKYLQLLQDYKVNALCCTPTEYRLLAKVDNLDDYDLSHLHSAVSAGEPLNQKVFEVFKNHFQIEVRDGYGQTENTLLVGVTKGMDIKLGSMGKPTPGNHVEIIDDSGSPCAPGVVGDIAVHVDTPALFKEYFKDPERTSKQFRGDYYITGDQAKKDEEGYFWFEGRADDIIISSGYTIGPFEVEDALVKHPYVKECAVIASPDEIRGNVVKAYVVLMDDIDPLSEGLIKTLQVHVKESTAPYKYPRKIEFLDELPKTTSGKIKRIDLRKREEGILNN, from the coding sequence ATGAAACGTGAAGATTTATTAGCTCCGGAACAGTACAACTTAGTGAGTGAAATGGAAGTTTTTGCGAATAATCCAGAACAAGTTGCTGTTCTTTGGGAGAACGAAGCCGGAGAGAAGAAACAACTTACATATGAAAAATTACTTAAAAGTGCCAATAAAATCGGAAATGCCTTCAAGAAAGAAGGGTTGGGGAAAGGCGATACGGTCCTGATCATCATTCCTCGCTTGGTAGAGGCGTATCAGGTTTATTTAGCCGCATTAAAAATAGGCATGATCGTCATTCCTTGCTCCGAAATGCTCCGCGCAAAGGATCTGGAGTATCGTATCGACCATGGTGATGTCAAAGGGATAATCAGCTTTCATGAATATACTCCTGAACTGGACGAGGTCAAAGGGGCGGCTGGCCTCCTGAAATTCTCAATCGGAAAGCCGGTGAAGCATTGGCTTGATTTGAATGAGCTTGCCGACGCAGAGTCGGATCAGCTGGCAATGGTCACCACGAGGAGTGAGGATATGGCCTTCCTATCTTACACTTCCGGAACGACAGGACATCCTAAAGGAGTCGTCCATACTCACGGCTGGGCTTATGCCCATCTGAAAACGTCAGCTGCAAACTGGCTTGGCATCAGTGAGGGGGATGTGGTTTGGGCAACGGCCGGTCCAGGGTGGCAAAAATGGATCTGGAGTCCTTTCCTGGCTGTTCTCGGCACGGGAGCGACAGGTCTGGCCTATCATGGGAAATTTGAGGCGAAAAAATACCTTCAGCTGCTTCAGGATTACAAAGTGAATGCATTATGCTGTACACCAACCGAGTACCGGCTGCTGGCCAAGGTTGATAATCTTGATGACTATGATCTTTCACACCTTCATAGTGCCGTATCGGCTGGTGAGCCCCTCAATCAAAAAGTATTCGAGGTGTTCAAAAACCACTTCCAGATTGAAGTCCGCGACGGATATGGACAAACCGAAAATACGCTGCTGGTGGGTGTAACAAAAGGGATGGATATTAAACTGGGCTCCATGGGCAAACCGACTCCAGGAAACCATGTGGAAATCATCGATGATTCTGGCAGCCCCTGTGCTCCCGGTGTAGTAGGGGATATTGCCGTGCATGTCGATACACCGGCACTCTTTAAAGAATATTTCAAGGATCCCGAGCGTACCTCGAAGCAATTCCGCGGTGATTATTATATTACCGGCGATCAAGCGAAAAAGGATGAAGAAGGGTATTTTTGGTTTGAAGGACGTGCCGATGATATCATCATCAGCTCCGGATATACCATTGGGCCATTTGAAGTGGAGGATGCACTCGTCAAGCATCCATATGTAAAAGAGTGTGCCGTAATAGCCAGTCCTGATGAAATAAGGGGTAATGTGGTCAAGGCGTATGTCGTCTTGATGGATGATATCGATCCGCTTAGTGAGGGCTTGATCAAAACACTGCAAGTGCACGTAAAAGAATCGACGGCCCCTTATAAATATCCAAGGAAAATCGAGTTTCTTGATGAACTTCCTAAAACGACCTCCGGTAAAATCAAACGGATCGATTTACGGAAAAGGGAAGAAGGAATCCTGAATAACTGA
- a CDS encoding alpha/beta-type small acid-soluble spore protein codes for MANNNSSNELLVPGVEQALEQMKYEIASEFGVQLGADTTARANGSVGGEITKRLVQMAEQQLGGGYKR; via the coding sequence ATGGCAAACAACAACAGCTCAAACGAATTATTGGTACCTGGAGTGGAACAAGCTCTAGAACAAATGAAATATGAAATCGCTTCTGAATTCGGCGTACAACTTGGTGCAGATACAACTGCTCGCGCTAACGGTTCAGTTGGTGGAGAAATCACAAAACGCCTTGTTCAAATGGCTGAACAACAATTAGGCGGAGGGTACAAAAGATAA
- the thiI gene encoding tRNA uracil 4-sulfurtransferase ThiI gives MKFDHIIIRYGEISTKKRNRKGFVDKMKAHIRWSLKDIDGVVLTANRERMYVLLNGVDHKPVIERLKGIFGIQSISPAIKVERDLEVMKTAALYYLNQTSEEVGTFKITTKRADKDFPYNTDEINRALGGHLLRNTEDVTVDVKNPDLNLLVEVRREAVYMTGEIIQGAGGLPFGSSGKAMLMLSGGIDSPVAGFLSMKRGLDVEAIHFYSPPFTSERSRQKVIDLAGKLAEINGSMKVHIVPFTEIQLLIQKQIPENYSMTTTRRLMMRVADKIREKEESMAIITGESLGQVASQTMSSMFAINEVTNTPILRPLITMDKTEIIKIARELDTFEISNLPYEDCCTVFTPASPKTKPKREKVNYYESFVDFDSLIEKAVTETEILTIKPGQTFDKEEAMEDLF, from the coding sequence ATGAAATTTGATCATATAATTATCCGCTATGGGGAAATCTCCACAAAAAAACGAAATCGTAAAGGCTTCGTAGACAAAATGAAGGCACATATCCGCTGGAGTTTAAAGGATATTGACGGTGTAGTGCTTACGGCAAACCGCGAGCGGATGTACGTTCTCCTGAACGGGGTCGACCATAAGCCTGTCATTGAACGGTTGAAAGGGATATTTGGGATTCAGTCTATTAGCCCAGCGATAAAGGTCGAGCGTGATCTGGAAGTGATGAAGACGGCAGCGCTTTACTACCTTAATCAAACTTCTGAAGAGGTAGGCACGTTCAAAATCACGACCAAGAGGGCGGATAAGGATTTTCCCTATAATACAGATGAGATTAACAGGGCACTTGGCGGACATTTGCTTCGCAATACAGAAGATGTAACAGTGGATGTCAAGAACCCTGATTTGAATCTGCTAGTGGAAGTGAGACGTGAGGCTGTATACATGACGGGTGAAATCATCCAGGGTGCAGGAGGGCTTCCATTCGGATCAAGCGGAAAGGCGATGCTGATGCTTTCAGGCGGCATTGATAGCCCAGTCGCTGGATTCCTCTCGATGAAACGCGGTTTGGATGTCGAGGCGATCCATTTTTACAGTCCTCCTTTCACAAGTGAGCGGTCAAGGCAAAAGGTCATTGATCTGGCCGGAAAGCTTGCTGAAATAAATGGAAGCATGAAAGTGCATATCGTGCCATTCACGGAAATTCAGCTATTGATCCAAAAACAGATTCCGGAAAACTACTCAATGACCACGACTCGCCGCTTGATGATGCGCGTCGCCGATAAAATCCGTGAAAAAGAGGAATCGATGGCAATCATCACCGGCGAAAGCCTTGGACAGGTGGCAAGTCAGACTATGAGCAGCATGTTTGCCATCAATGAGGTGACGAATACTCCGATTTTGCGTCCGCTAATCACGATGGATAAAACCGAGATCATCAAAATTGCCAGGGAGCTTGATACGTTTGAAATATCCAATCTCCCGTATGAAGACTGCTGTACAGTGTTTACTCCGGCAAGTCCAAAAACGAAGCCAAAACGTGAAAAAGTCAATTACTATGAGAGCTTCGTCGACTTCGACTCCTTGATTGAAAAAGCGGTGACCGAAACCGAAATCCTGACCATCAAACCGGGCCAGACATTCGATAAGGAAGAAGCCATGGAAGACTTATTTTAA
- a CDS encoding cysteine desulfurase family protein: MIYFDNSATTKPYPEVLESFLKVSSDYFGNPSSLHGLGVQSEKLLSAARKQVADLLQVNSSEIYFTSGGTEGNNLAIKGAAHSRMNRGKHIITTAIEHPSVEDACQSLMHAGFEISILPVNESGQIELSDLKDALREDTVLVSIMHVNNEVGSVQPIAEVGKVLSQYPNVLFHVDNVQGAGKVPLSLREAYVDICTYSGHKIHGLKGTGFLYVREGVRIDPLFHGGNQETKIRSGTENVAGIVALSKAFRISMNNQLLYHDKLEQIKKHLYKGLMEMQGVLVNSPEEGAPHILNFSVPLLKSEVLLHALESDGIIVSTTSACSSKKRAVSKTVDAMFHDQARSESVIRISTTYGNGLDEAKQVLAAIQKIVANLEKIMRVAK; encoded by the coding sequence ATGATTTATTTCGATAATAGTGCAACAACCAAGCCATATCCGGAAGTACTGGAATCTTTCCTAAAGGTATCATCTGATTATTTTGGCAATCCGTCCTCGCTTCATGGGCTGGGGGTTCAATCCGAAAAACTCCTTTCTGCAGCGCGAAAGCAGGTCGCTGATTTATTACAGGTAAACAGCTCGGAAATCTATTTCACTTCCGGCGGAACGGAAGGGAATAATCTTGCCATTAAAGGTGCCGCCCACTCTCGGATGAATCGTGGCAAACACATCATCACGACGGCAATCGAGCATCCGTCCGTCGAAGATGCATGCCAATCATTGATGCATGCGGGCTTCGAAATCAGCATTCTGCCAGTTAACGAATCGGGGCAGATTGAATTGTCGGATCTTAAGGATGCATTGAGGGAGGATACCGTATTGGTTTCCATCATGCATGTCAATAACGAGGTAGGCTCGGTCCAGCCGATTGCTGAAGTGGGAAAAGTGCTAAGTCAGTATCCGAACGTGCTCTTTCATGTCGATAATGTGCAGGGGGCAGGCAAGGTTCCTCTGTCATTACGGGAAGCTTATGTTGATATATGCACCTACTCCGGACACAAGATCCACGGCTTGAAGGGGACAGGCTTCCTATACGTTCGCGAAGGCGTTCGGATCGATCCGCTGTTCCACGGGGGCAACCAAGAAACGAAAATCAGGAGCGGTACGGAAAATGTCGCGGGAATCGTCGCCCTTTCCAAAGCTTTTCGTATTAGTATGAACAATCAATTGCTGTATCATGATAAGCTTGAGCAAATAAAAAAACACTTATATAAAGGGTTAATGGAAATGCAAGGGGTGCTGGTCAACAGCCCTGAGGAGGGTGCACCCCATATTTTGAATTTTTCCGTACCGCTGCTTAAATCGGAGGTATTGCTGCATGCACTCGAATCGGATGGAATCATCGTTTCGACGACCAGTGCCTGTTCTTCAAAAAAAAGGGCGGTAAGCAAAACGGTGGATGCGATGTTCCACGATCAAGCGCGTTCCGAAAGCGTCATCCGCATCAGCACCACCTATGGAAATGGGCTGGATGAAGCGAAGCAAGTTCTGGCAGCGATACAGAAAATTGTCGCTAATTTAGAAAAAATAATGAGGGTTGCGAAATGA
- the ezrA gene encoding septation ring formation regulator EzrA: MEYILGVIVLILVFIIWGYFFKKRYFKEIDRLESWKISIMHRPVLEELSKVKQLNMTGETEEMFENWRIEWDAIITDHMPKVEELLFDAEEFVDKYRFRRSKEVQHKITVMLNEIEEMIKKILYELNELVGSEEKNRLEIEDIKESYRQLKKSLLAHRHNYGKAADKLESSLDDVLQVLQKYEEETENGNYLNARELVLSIKDKLAVLAVKMEMLPKLLVDSQSELHAQINELKDGYEEMSGQGYLLSHIHFQQEISRLEEELELYKTQLENAETEVVEKGIKDMHESIDVLYDLLEKEVLSKQYILKNDEVLRKTISDLEYESDKLKVETIHVQHTYHLTENELDAQRKMEKQIAQISKRHQLLVLKMEDNVMASSLISEEMQGLSAQLQELQENQKDFTVTLQALRKDEMDARDSLAGLKRKMVDTGRLISKSNIPGLPEEYKTVLQEAQESIEDVQNKLEEKPLDMAAVYIFLEKAVQQVNKVYEKAHELIEHMYLAEKVIQFGNRYRSSHDTVADSLREAEAKFRSYEYQAALETAATAIEKVDPGSLRKIGANIEEVLS; this comes from the coding sequence ATGGAGTACATACTTGGGGTAATCGTATTAATTTTGGTTTTCATCATTTGGGGTTATTTTTTCAAAAAGAGATATTTTAAAGAAATCGATCGACTGGAGTCCTGGAAAATAAGCATCATGCACCGCCCCGTGCTGGAAGAGCTTTCTAAAGTCAAACAATTGAACATGACTGGTGAAACGGAGGAAATGTTCGAAAACTGGCGTATCGAATGGGACGCTATCATTACGGACCATATGCCGAAGGTCGAAGAGCTTTTATTCGATGCAGAGGAGTTTGTCGATAAATACCGGTTCCGCCGGTCGAAAGAGGTACAGCACAAAATTACCGTCATGCTGAATGAAATCGAGGAAATGATCAAAAAAATCTTATATGAATTGAATGAACTCGTAGGCAGTGAAGAGAAGAATCGCTTGGAAATCGAGGATATAAAAGAATCCTACCGCCAACTGAAGAAATCATTGCTTGCACATAGACACAATTATGGGAAAGCGGCGGATAAGCTGGAAAGCTCCCTTGATGATGTATTGCAGGTTCTGCAAAAGTATGAAGAAGAAACGGAAAACGGGAATTACTTGAATGCGAGGGAGCTTGTTCTATCCATAAAGGACAAGCTGGCGGTCCTGGCCGTCAAAATGGAGATGCTTCCAAAATTACTGGTTGACAGCCAATCCGAGCTGCATGCCCAAATCAATGAATTGAAGGATGGATACGAGGAGATGTCAGGACAGGGATACCTGTTGAGCCATATCCATTTTCAGCAGGAGATATCAAGGCTTGAGGAGGAACTGGAGCTTTATAAAACGCAATTGGAAAATGCCGAAACGGAAGTGGTCGAAAAAGGCATTAAAGATATGCATGAAAGCATCGATGTCCTATATGACCTGTTGGAGAAAGAGGTACTCTCCAAACAGTATATCTTGAAAAATGATGAAGTACTCAGGAAAACGATAAGTGACCTTGAATATGAGAGCGATAAGCTCAAAGTCGAAACGATACATGTGCAGCACACCTATCATCTGACGGAAAACGAGCTTGATGCACAACGGAAAATGGAAAAGCAGATTGCCCAAATTTCGAAACGCCATCAGTTGCTTGTCTTGAAGATGGAGGATAATGTGATGGCAAGCTCCTTGATCAGTGAAGAGATGCAGGGGCTTTCAGCACAGCTGCAAGAATTACAGGAAAATCAGAAAGACTTTACCGTTACATTACAGGCTTTGCGAAAAGATGAAATGGACGCGAGGGATTCATTGGCGGGATTGAAGCGGAAGATGGTCGATACGGGCCGTCTAATTTCCAAAAGCAATATTCCCGGGCTCCCTGAAGAGTACAAAACCGTGCTTCAGGAAGCCCAAGAGAGCATCGAGGACGTTCAAAATAAACTCGAAGAAAAGCCTCTTGATATGGCGGCTGTATACATCTTTTTAGAAAAAGCGGTCCAACAGGTGAATAAGGTTTACGAAAAGGCACATGAATTGATCGAGCATATGTATTTGGCCGAAAAGGTAATACAATTCGGAAACCGTTACCGCAGCAGTCATGATACGGTTGCGGACAGCCTTAGGGAAGCAGAGGCGAAATTCCGCAGCTATGAATATCAAGCTGCATTGGAAACGGCAGCCACGGCGATCGAAAAGGTCGACCCGGGCAGCTTACGGAAAATAGGGGCGAATATTGAAGAAGTCCTATCTTGA
- the hisJ gene encoding histidinol-phosphatase HisJ, translated as MKADSHVHSPFCPHGSSDTFDEYITRGIELGLKEITFTEHAPLPREFQDPTPEKDSGMDAALLPEYFKELGALKERYKNKILIKTGLEVDFIEGHEKATKELLDEIGEFLDDSILSVHFIKIQNNWHCMDFSADEFGQIAEKIGSVEALYAKYYDTLEKSIEADLGPYKPMRIGHITLVHKFQRRYPPALNFDERVYRVLDMIKKEKYHLDYNGAGLVKPLCGQPYPPERFARRAMDLGIPLVYGSDAHQAKDLGQGYQALISEFNG; from the coding sequence ATGAAAGCTGATAGTCACGTGCATTCTCCGTTTTGCCCTCACGGCTCTTCGGATACTTTCGATGAATATATCACGCGGGGAATCGAGCTCGGATTAAAGGAAATCACATTTACGGAACACGCACCCTTACCTCGGGAGTTCCAGGACCCGACACCAGAAAAGGACAGTGGCATGGACGCTGCCCTGCTCCCCGAATACTTTAAGGAGCTCGGCGCATTGAAAGAACGCTATAAGAACAAAATCTTGATCAAAACCGGGCTGGAAGTTGACTTTATAGAGGGCCATGAGAAAGCAACGAAGGAATTGCTCGATGAAATCGGGGAGTTCCTGGACGATAGCATCCTTTCCGTCCATTTCATCAAGATCCAAAATAATTGGCACTGCATGGATTTCAGTGCAGATGAGTTCGGTCAGATTGCTGAAAAAATAGGATCCGTCGAAGCTCTATATGCCAAATACTATGATACATTAGAAAAATCGATTGAAGCTGATCTAGGCCCATATAAGCCTATGCGGATCGGACATATCACCCTGGTCCATAAATTCCAGCGGCGCTATCCACCTGCACTGAATTTTGACGAGCGTGTTTACAGGGTGCTGGACATGATCAAGAAAGAAAAATACCATCTGGATTATAATGGCGCCGGGCTTGTAAAACCGCTTTGCGGCCAGCCGTATCCGCCAGAACGGTTTGCCAGACGTGCCATGGATCTCGGCATTCCGCTTGTTTATGGTTCCGATGCCCATCAGGCTAAAGATTTGGGACAAGGCTACCAAGCTCTCATTTCAGAGTTCAATGGATGA
- the refZ gene encoding forespore capture DNA-binding protein RefZ codes for MNRQTPTKQAIVEAALHLFHLKGYHATSIRDIANKAKVNAANIAYYFKNKQGLLEFCFTSYLEDYILVLETNMTLLDLKGPQHCLLNLVKGILSFQRENFLAARFIYGESSLDSNLNREIHSTYFTKEKSYFQYILEQGIKNRSFHSVSIPMYLLQLKGLLTAPVLHTHYAMDVLHVFPQEAYYTNIYANEVGRFLQDTLFIAKDFEPQLVGRA; via the coding sequence ATGAATCGCCAGACGCCAACGAAACAAGCCATTGTCGAAGCTGCATTGCATTTATTTCATCTGAAAGGTTACCATGCGACTTCAATCCGGGATATTGCCAATAAAGCGAAAGTGAATGCTGCAAATATTGCCTACTATTTCAAAAATAAGCAGGGGCTGCTTGAATTCTGTTTCACTTCCTATTTAGAGGACTATATCCTGGTCCTTGAGACGAACATGACCCTTCTCGATCTTAAAGGACCGCAGCACTGCTTACTGAATCTAGTGAAGGGCATTCTCTCCTTCCAGAGGGAAAACTTCCTGGCTGCACGGTTCATATATGGGGAATCATCACTCGATTCCAATTTAAACCGGGAAATTCATTCGACTTATTTTACAAAGGAAAAGTCTTATTTTCAATATATTTTGGAACAAGGAATCAAGAACAGGAGCTTCCACTCGGTCTCGATCCCGATGTATTTGCTGCAGCTGAAGGGCCTGCTTACGGCTCCTGTCCTGCATACCCATTATGCGATGGATGTGCTTCATGTGTTTCCACAGGAAGCCTATTACACGAATATTTATGCGAATGAGGTCGGGCGTTTTCTGCAGGATACCCTTTTCATTGCAAAGGACTTCGAACCACAGTTAGTGGGGAGGGCCTGA
- a CDS encoding GAF domain-containing protein, translating to MFNVEMYQGKKEKNYELVQKQLSALLEGETNRIANLSNAAALLNQFLDEINWVGFYLYEEDQLILGPFQGLPACVRIPMGRGVCGTSAATGKTLRIEDVHQFPGHIACDAASRSEIVIPLMQGGQLIGVLDIDSPITDRFDEIDQQGLEKFAEILTTHI from the coding sequence TTGTTTAATGTCGAAATGTATCAAGGAAAAAAAGAAAAAAACTATGAACTGGTCCAAAAACAACTTTCAGCCTTATTGGAAGGTGAAACGAACCGGATAGCCAATTTAAGCAATGCAGCGGCTTTACTGAATCAGTTCCTTGATGAAATCAATTGGGTCGGCTTCTACTTATACGAAGAAGACCAATTGATATTGGGACCATTCCAGGGGCTTCCGGCCTGTGTCCGCATCCCCATGGGCAGAGGTGTCTGCGGGACTTCCGCGGCCACTGGAAAAACCTTGCGCATCGAGGATGTTCATCAATTCCCTGGACATATCGCCTGTGATGCTGCATCACGATCGGAAATTGTCATCCCACTCATGCAGGGAGGCCAGTTGATTGGTGTTCTTGATATCGACAGCCCGATCACGGACAGATTCGACGAAATCGATCAGCAGGGACTCGAGAAGTTCGCAGAGATCCTTACCACCCATATATGA